ACCCATTCAATTAAATGATAACCCTGGCATTGCACAGGTTATTCGAACTACCCTGGAAGAATTTGGTGCCAATAAACCAGGTACGGTTTACTTTGATAATAGCACCGATCATCTCTTTGAACTGTTTCAGGTGCCAGGTGCTATTTACCATGTAGCAGTACTTGATGGCGAGATTATCGGTGGCGGTGGCATCTACCCCACGGAGGGCCTACCCACCGATACATGTGAACTAGTAAAAATGTATGTGCTTAAAAAAGTAAGAGGCATTGGTCTGGGACGGGCTCTTATTCAAAAAAGCTTAGACTATGCGAAAGAGGCTGGTTATAAAAATGTGTATTTAGAAACAATGCCTGAACTGCAGCAAGCATTGGCCACCTATCAAAAGTTTGGCTTTGAGTATATCAACCAGCCATTGGGCAATTCCGGCCATTTTGGTTGCGACTTGTGGATGTTGAAAGAGCTGTAAAGACCGATTTCAACCAGAGAGCGCTTCGCGCTGATTGGTGTCACGCAGAGGCGCTAGGAACGCAGGGAAAAAGTTTCGCACAGAGGAAAGGGGAAAAGGAGTAGGATTTCACGCAAAGATTAAAAGGCGTTAAGAAGCACAAAGAGTAATAAACAAGAAACAAGGAATGATGAAAGTAGAAGGGAGAAAATGTTCAATGAAGAAATAGAACTATAAAACAAAAGCACTCAGATTAAAAGAGTGCTTTTGTTTTATAATACGGTTTGAACTTCTGATATTGTGCGTTGGCCCTACTCACCGCTCACCAATGACCATTCACGAGCTTGGCTTCTTCCGCGCTGCCTTACCCTTTAAGGGCCGGGGGTGAGCAAAGGGCCGTGTCCAGTAAGTTCTTCTACCTCATAAACTGGGCTAAACAAGTACAAGCGTCCAGTCTTTACTTCTACGCAT
This genomic interval from Flavisolibacter tropicus contains the following:
- a CDS encoding GNAT family N-acetyltransferase; this translates as MLTNVQIRPIQLNDNPGIAQVIRTTLEEFGANKPGTVYFDNSTDHLFELFQVPGAIYHVAVLDGEIIGGGGIYPTEGLPTDTCELVKMYVLKKVRGIGLGRALIQKSLDYAKEAGYKNVYLETMPELQQALATYQKFGFEYINQPLGNSGHFGCDLWMLKEL